One Streptomyces sp. CG4 genomic window, CTCGCCGTCTGCGGAGCGGGCATGGGCGCCACGATGGTGCTCGGCCCCTCCCTCCGACAGACGATCGTCCCCGCCCACCTGATGGGCCGGGTCGCCTCCACCTCCCGCATGCTCGCCATGTGCGCCGCCCCGTTCGGCGCCTTCCTCGGCGGCTGGCTGGCCACCACCTACGACGTACGCACCCCGCTGTACACCGCAGCCGGCCTCCTCCTGGCCATGACCACCGTCACCGCGACCATGACCAGCAACCGCCGGGTTGAGGCGGCGCTGCATGCCGCCACCTCGGCCGGTGATCCAGATCACCCGGAATCCGGGGATCCCGTTCAGGAGCGTGCCATTTAGGGCTCCGCGAGGTCGTTGAGCCAGCGCACGGCAGGCCCAGCTGGGCGTTCCCCGCCTTGGCCCAGGAGCGCCGGGCGCCTGGCTTCCACGGGAGGCAACGAGTGGCCCAGCGGGCCGGGGTGCGCCGCCGTCAATCCTCGTCGTCCTCGACAGCCCCCGGGTCCAGGAAGGGGCGCAGGCCCTGACCTGGTAGAAGACTTGCGGTCGCGTCCGTGAGAGATCGGTGTCGGGGGCGCATCATCGTCTGAGGCGGCGTCCGGGGGCCGGCGTTCCGGGCGACTTCGCGTACCTGCTCCTTCGGGAGGCGTGGCGGATAGGCTCGACAACGTGCGCGAGATCAACGAAGCCCTGGTTCCGGGCACCGAGGAGCCGTCTATGCACCACCCGGAACCCCGGTATGCCGTGCGGCTCGCCACGTATGGGACCGTGGCCACGCGCCTGTCCCTGCTGAGTGACCGTCGGCTCGGCGAGGTCGTGGCCGCCGCCGACCCGCTCGGGTCAGGCATCGGCGGCAGGTCGGCGGAGCTGGACATCGACGGCACGCGGGTGTTCGTCAAGCGGGTTCCGCTGACGGACACCGAGTTGCGGCCGGAGAACGCGCGGTCGACGGCGAACCTCTTCGGACTGCCGATGTGCTACCAGTATGGAGTGGGCTCGGCCGGGTTCGGGGCCTGGCGAGAGCTGGCCGTGCATGTCATGACCACCAACTGGGTCCTCGGGAACGAGTACGGGGGCTTTCCGCTGATGTACCACTGGCGCATCCTGCCTGACTCCCCTCCCGAGGGTTTCACCGACGCGTTCGGGGGCATCGACGGGGCGGTCGAGCATTGGGAGGGATCCTCGGCCGTGCGTGAGCGGCTGGAGGCCATCGGCCGTTCCTCGTTCAGCCTGGTGCTCTTCTTGGAACACGTCCCGCAGACACTCGCCGACTGGCTGCACGACCACCGGACCGCCGCGCCGGAGGGCGGGGCGGGCTCGCCGTACCTGTGGGTGGAGGAGGCACTGGCGCGCGGCACTGCCTTCATGAGCTCGCGCGGACTCGTCCACTTCGACGCCCACTTCGCCAATGTCCTGACCGACGGCCAGCTGCTCTACTTCGCGGACTTCGGACTTGCCCTGAGCTCCGGCTTCGAACTGTCGGCGGCCGAGGCGGAGTTCCTCTCCGACCACCTCATGTATGACCGCTCCCACACCGTGAGCCATCTGCTCCGCCACCACCTGCCCGATGGCCTGCGCGGCGGCAAGGAACACGAGGCGTTCCTGCGCGAGTGGATCGCCGGCCACCAGCCCGATGACGTCCCGCGCGAGATCGCCGCGATCATCGACCGGCATTCCCGAGCTGCCGTGGTCTTGGGTGAATTCCACCGCCGCTTTCTCACCGAGAGCAAGCGGACGCCATTTCCGGCCGCCGAGATCGAGCGGGCCTGGCGCACTGCGGTCGCGGCGCCCCAGTGAGACCGGCCTTCGGCAGAAGATCGCCTGTGGGCCAGGAAGAGCTACTTGGGGCTCGGGCCCGCCGCCCAGCGAGGCTTGAGATGGGTGTCGGTCCACTGCTGCTGGGCGTGGATGATGGCGACGACCTCGGCGTCGACGAGGATGGTGTCCGGCGCCTGATCGATCTTCGTCTGCTGGTAGCGCAGTTTGGCGACGAAGGCGCTGTCGGCGGCCTCCTGCTCGTCGGGCCGGGTGAGCTGGTTCAGCGCGGAGAGCGGGTCGCGGTCGAGCATCCGGATCTCGCTGCGGAGAACGAGGCAGACGTCCGCGATCTTTTCGACCTCATCGTGTGCCTGGTGATGGACGAGGACACCCTCCGCCACCGGCTCGCGACCCGCACTACGAACGCATTCGGTCACCATCCCGAAGAGCTCGCAGCGGCCCTGAAGTGG contains:
- a CDS encoding protein kinase family protein, translated to MHHPEPRYAVRLATYGTVATRLSLLSDRRLGEVVAAADPLGSGIGGRSAELDIDGTRVFVKRVPLTDTELRPENARSTANLFGLPMCYQYGVGSAGFGAWRELAVHVMTTNWVLGNEYGGFPLMYHWRILPDSPPEGFTDAFGGIDGAVEHWEGSSAVRERLEAIGRSSFSLVLFLEHVPQTLADWLHDHRTAAPEGGAGSPYLWVEEALARGTAFMSSRGLVHFDAHFANVLTDGQLLYFADFGLALSSGFELSAAEAEFLSDHLMYDRSHTVSHLLRHHLPDGLRGGKEHEAFLREWIAGHQPDDVPREIAAIIDRHSRAAVVLGEFHRRFLTESKRTPFPAAEIERAWRTAVAAPQ